The window AATCATTGGAAGCTCAACATTTTTGCGGGCAGACAATCTTGGCAGCAAGTGAAACTGCTGAAATACGAAACCTATTGACCTGTTTCGCACTCCAGCAAGCTCTGCTTCCTTATAATCCGAGATATTGACTCCCTCAAGGAGGTATGTTCCTTCAGATGCTTTATCAAGGCAGCCAATAATATTCATGAGCGTTGATTTTCCCGATCCGGAAGGGCCCATTATGGCAACAAACTCGCCCTCTTCAATCGTTAAATCAACTTCCTTCAGGACATCGATTTTCTCGGAGCCAATGGTATAGGATTTTGTGACTGACCTTAGCTCAATCATTTAACAGTCACTTCCATCCCGTCCTCAAGATCTTCATTCGGGTCAGTGACTACCTTCTCCTTCAGTTCCAGCCCCTCAGTAATTTCAACCTCGGTGCCGGAAATAATGCCTGTCTTCACCTCTCGCTTGTAGACGATGCCTATTTCTGCGACAAATACATACTGCTTATCACCGTCGTCAATAAGCGCAGAATCTGGGAGGACAATCCCTGTCTTCTTCTCGATTTCAATTTCCATAATGACTTGGAAACCGGGCTTCAGGACGGAGTTTTTCCCGCTAAGCTTAACAAACACTGGATACTGGACTGCCTCCTGAGGGGCACCAGCCAGTTGAGTTTCTGGCAGTTTGCCTACCTTTGTTACTTCCGCAGCCCATTCCTTGTCTTGAATCGCGTCGGAGCGAACATTTACCTTTTGTCCAAGGCTAACTTTCAATGTGTCATATTCGGATAAAAGGCCTTTGGCCACCAGGCCATCCATTTTTCCAACAACAACGGCTGGCTCTGCACCCGCCGCTGTTGCATTTTCGTTCACCAGCAGGACGGTACCGTCTATATTACTCTTGATCTCCAATTCTGCTGTTCTCTTCTCAATGCTTTCTTCTTGCAGGTTGGCCTGCTTAAGCTCAAGCTCGGCAATCTGCAATTCAGCTTCAAGCTGGCTAATCTGCGCAGCTACCTGGGAAAGAGCGGCAGGGTCTGGAAGAAGTGTGTTTGACAAGGCCTCCTCCTGCGCCCTTAGCTCGGTCAGCTGGCTTTCAGTTTGGGAGATTCTAAGATTAGTTGATTCGAGAGAAAGGCTATTCTGCTCTTCCTCAAGCTGAAGCTGGGCATTTTCAAATCTGGCTAAGACAGTGCCTTTTTTAATAGACTGTCCTTCCTCAACAGTAATTTCCTTCAAAGTACCGCGTTCTGGAGAAGGATAGACAATCTGTTCCTGTTCAAGGCTAATTGTTCCCGGCACTAGCAAAAAAGAGGAAATTTCGTCTTCCGCCACTTCGATTACCTTCACTGATGGGCCTTTCGCGTAAACCTCCCGATAGACGCTGACACCAATCATGGCCGAAAGCAGCAATAGGATGAGTGTGCCTATCAATATTTTCTTTTTCATAAGAAGTTAGGCGCCTCCCGGTATCATGGACCCAAGAAGAGCCATCAAAATACCAATCAGGAAGAAAATAATTGCAATCGTCCATGATAGCCACTTCGAAAGTCCCGCCACTTTGTGGAGGCCGATTGCCGTAAGAATCGTTGACCAGATGGTAAAGACCTCGATTGCTCCAAGCACACCAGTGTCCTTGCCAAGCAAGCCTCCTAACGAAGTGACATGAGTCTCATAGCTTGTCCCTATCAAATTACCAATGATCATATTCAGCAGATGGCCAACCGATGTTACAAATACAATGTATGTATTCATTGAAAACAATTGCCTGAACGTAACAGGTGAGCCAGCAATCTTTGTGATGGCAAGGTAAATAGCGCTTGAAATTAGCACTGTTAGGATCGGGATGAGCACTCCTGAACCAATCATCGTATACTTTGTAAAAGCAAGAACCATGTCTAAATCCTGTTCAGAAATTCCCGGGCCGGCCACGTCACTTGGTTTCATCAGCCGGGACATTAGCCACATTGCAACAACCTCAATGATGGTTACAATTAGCAGCGGTACCCAAATTTTCGGTTTTTTCCTGATTCGTTCAAAGGTCTCGATCGGGCTGGTAAAAATCCCAATCAAGGATGGTGCTGGCTGTTTCACGTTTGCCTCTACTTGCGGTTCCATAGCTGTTCCCCCTTAAAGCTTAATAAGAAAACCGTACCATATTTAGGAATTTCTATAAATAGATAAGTCGAATTTTTGCGAATTTTACAGTTAAAGCAAGCAAAGCTAACAAATTTTAATTGCGCTTAATAGAACCCATCCTCCACCGAGAGTTAATTGAATATTATTCAATGAAAAACTAAGGAACAAAAAAACACTTATAACACAATAGGCCTGGCTCAAAAAGCCAGGCCTGTTGCATTTAAGAATTCCTGAAAAACATATATATAGCCGCCATCAGCAAAATGGTGCCGATTGACCGATCAAGCCCAAAAGA is drawn from Bacillus sp. FJAT-18017 and contains these coding sequences:
- a CDS encoding Yip1 family protein codes for the protein MEPQVEANVKQPAPSLIGIFTSPIETFERIRKKPKIWVPLLIVTIIEVVAMWLMSRLMKPSDVAGPGISEQDLDMVLAFTKYTMIGSGVLIPILTVLISSAIYLAITKIAGSPVTFRQLFSMNTYIVFVTSVGHLLNMIIGNLIGTSYETHVTSLGGLLGKDTGVLGAIEVFTIWSTILTAIGLHKVAGLSKWLSWTIAIIFFLIGILMALLGSMIPGGA
- a CDS encoding efflux RND transporter periplasmic adaptor subunit, producing the protein MKKKILIGTLILLLLSAMIGVSVYREVYAKGPSVKVIEVAEDEISSFLLVPGTISLEQEQIVYPSPERGTLKEITVEEGQSIKKGTVLARFENAQLQLEEEQNSLSLESTNLRISQTESQLTELRAQEEALSNTLLPDPAALSQVAAQISQLEAELQIAELELKQANLQEESIEKRTAELEIKSNIDGTVLLVNENATAAGAEPAVVVGKMDGLVAKGLLSEYDTLKVSLGQKVNVRSDAIQDKEWAAEVTKVGKLPETQLAGAPQEAVQYPVFVKLSGKNSVLKPGFQVIMEIEIEKKTGIVLPDSALIDDGDKQYVFVAEIGIVYKREVKTGIISGTEVEITEGLELKEKVVTDPNEDLEDGMEVTVK